Proteins from one Gasterosteus aculeatus chromosome 11, fGasAcu3.hap1.1, whole genome shotgun sequence genomic window:
- the LOC120828244 gene encoding uncharacterized protein LOC120828244 isoform X7, whose product MTLFTYMTYAFVFVFLNTMHPSEGGCLDHLTNLTNVNLKEGFGLVIENRKVQMSCTLQRECKRGNGTRKACELLRDCFNLKIEDEILPECLEQKSVKVHFSHIMCLISGRFDHVSRENVSEILNVRKQCAGSNLTTTPATGTATVSDLTTQTKTAVAAPVPPPVPPPVPPPPPTAVSDPTTTQTTTTTTTVAPTTMKSKATAPAPSPNATSLDPDVSDPTTQTTTTTVSEITTTATPTTGMLSTSEAAAAAQSPNATFPDPNVSDPTTTQTTTTVSEITTTVATPTTGMLSTSEAAAAAQSPNATFQDPNVNLQRLLWLSMVFHVIVPVAVYLYVRRQWRRDKASYMSNGNSTEDEQNTELDPPMTFVKSNGQTSGSLQLDGYSDDEDESELSGRPTRL is encoded by the exons ATGACATTATTCACATACATGACCTACGCGTTTGTCTTC GTGTTCCTCAACACAATGCATCCGTCGGAGGGCGGCTGTCTGGACCATCTGACAAATTTG ACCAACGTGAATCTGAAGGAAGGCTTTGGTTTGGTGATTGAAAATCGCAAG GTCCAAATGAGCTGTACTTTACAGAGGGAGTGCAAGCGGGGAAACGGAACAAGGAAAGCGTGTGAATTGCTACGCGACTGCTTTAACCTG AAAATAGAGGACGAGATACTTCCCGAGTGTTTAGAGCAAAAATCTGTGAAAGTCCATTTCTCTCACATCATGTGTTTGATATCCGGAAGGTTCGACCACGTTTCTCGAG AAAACGTGTCCGAAATACTCAATGTACGAAAACAATGTGCTG GTTCCAATCTGACAACAACACCAGCAACAGGAACAGCAACAGTTTCTGATCTGacaacacagacaaaaacagcagTAGCAGCACCAGTACCCCCACCAGTACCACCACCagtaccaccaccaccaccaacagcagTTTCTGATCCGACAACAACacagacgacaacaacaacaacaacagtagcaCCAACAACAATGAAATCAAAGGCAACAGCACCGGCTCCGAGTCCCAACGCGACTTCTCTAGATCCCGATG TTTCTGATCCGACAACAcagacgacgacaacaacagtGTCAGAAatcacaacaacagcaacaccaACAACAGGAATGCTTTCAAcatcagaggcagcagcagcggcccaAAGTCCCAACGCGACTTTTCCAGATCCCAATG TTTCTGATCCGACAACAACACAGACGACAACAACAGTGTCAGAAATCACAACAACAGTAGCAACACCAACAACAGGAATGCTTTCAAcatcagaggcagcagcagcggcccaAAGTCCCAACGCGACTTTTCAAGATCCCAATG TGAACCTGCAGAGGCTTTTATGGCTGTCTATGGTCTTCCACGTCATCGTGCCAGTTGCTGTTTACCTCTACGTGCGCCGCCAATGGAGGCGGGACAAG gcaTCCTACATGTCCAATGGGAACTCAACAGAGGACGAGCAGAATACAGAG TTAGACCCACCGATGACATTTGTGAAGAGCAACGGACAGACCTCAGGATCGCTCCAG CTGGACGGGTATTCGGACGACGAAGACGAATCGGAGCTGTCAGGACGCCCCACCCGCCTCTAA
- the LOC120828244 gene encoding uncharacterized protein LOC120828244 isoform X6: protein MTLFTYMTYAFVFVFLNTMHPSEGGCLDHLTNLTNVNLKEGFGLVIENRKVQMSCTLQRECKRGNGTRKACELLRDCFNLKIEDEILPECLEQKSVKVHFSHIMCLISGRFDHVSRENVSEILNVRKQCAGSNLTTTPATGTATVSDLTTQTKTAVAAPVPPPVPPPVPPPPPTAVSDPTTTQTTTTTTTVAPTTMKSKATAPAPSPNATSLDPDVSDPTTQTTTTTVSEITTTATPTTGMLSTSEAAAAAQSPNATFPDPNVSDPTTTQTTTTVSEITTTVATPTTGMLSTSEAAAAAQSPNATFQDPNVNLQRLLWLSMVFHVIVPVAVYLYVRRQWRRDKASYMSNGNSTEDEQNTEVALMLDPPMTFVKSNGQTSGSLQLDGYSDDEDESELSGRPTRL from the exons ATGACATTATTCACATACATGACCTACGCGTTTGTCTTC GTGTTCCTCAACACAATGCATCCGTCGGAGGGCGGCTGTCTGGACCATCTGACAAATTTG ACCAACGTGAATCTGAAGGAAGGCTTTGGTTTGGTGATTGAAAATCGCAAG GTCCAAATGAGCTGTACTTTACAGAGGGAGTGCAAGCGGGGAAACGGAACAAGGAAAGCGTGTGAATTGCTACGCGACTGCTTTAACCTG AAAATAGAGGACGAGATACTTCCCGAGTGTTTAGAGCAAAAATCTGTGAAAGTCCATTTCTCTCACATCATGTGTTTGATATCCGGAAGGTTCGACCACGTTTCTCGAG AAAACGTGTCCGAAATACTCAATGTACGAAAACAATGTGCTG GTTCCAATCTGACAACAACACCAGCAACAGGAACAGCAACAGTTTCTGATCTGacaacacagacaaaaacagcagTAGCAGCACCAGTACCCCCACCAGTACCACCACCagtaccaccaccaccaccaacagcagTTTCTGATCCGACAACAACacagacgacaacaacaacaacaacagtagcaCCAACAACAATGAAATCAAAGGCAACAGCACCGGCTCCGAGTCCCAACGCGACTTCTCTAGATCCCGATG TTTCTGATCCGACAACAcagacgacgacaacaacagtGTCAGAAatcacaacaacagcaacaccaACAACAGGAATGCTTTCAAcatcagaggcagcagcagcggcccaAAGTCCCAACGCGACTTTTCCAGATCCCAATG TTTCTGATCCGACAACAACACAGACGACAACAACAGTGTCAGAAATCACAACAACAGTAGCAACACCAACAACAGGAATGCTTTCAAcatcagaggcagcagcagcggcccaAAGTCCCAACGCGACTTTTCAAGATCCCAATG TGAACCTGCAGAGGCTTTTATGGCTGTCTATGGTCTTCCACGTCATCGTGCCAGTTGCTGTTTACCTCTACGTGCGCCGCCAATGGAGGCGGGACAAG gcaTCCTACATGTCCAATGGGAACTCAACAGAGGACGAGCAGAATACAGAGGTTGCATTGATG TTAGACCCACCGATGACATTTGTGAAGAGCAACGGACAGACCTCAGGATCGCTCCAG CTGGACGGGTATTCGGACGACGAAGACGAATCGGAGCTGTCAGGACGCCCCACCCGCCTCTAA
- the LOC120828244 gene encoding uncharacterized protein LOC120828244 isoform X5, producing the protein MTLFTYMTYAFVFVFLNTMHPSEGGCLDHLTNLTNVNLKEGFGLVIENRKVQMSCTLQRECKRGNGTRKACELLRDCFNLKIEDEILPECLEQKSVKVHFSHIMCLISGRFDHVSRACNYENVSEILNVRKQCAGSNLTTTPATGTATVSDLTTQTKTAVAAPVPPPVPPPVPPPPPTAVSDPTTTQTTTTTTTVAPTTMKSKATAPAPSPNATSLDPDVSDPTTQTTTTTVSEITTTATPTTGMLSTSEAAAAAQSPNATFPDPNVSDPTTTQTTTTVSEITTTVATPTTGMLSTSEAAAAAQSPNATFQDPNVNLQRLLWLSMVFHVIVPVAVYLYVRRQWRRDKASYMSNGNSTEDEQNTEVALMLDPPMTFVKSNGQTSGSLQLDGYSDDEDESELSGRPTRL; encoded by the exons ATGACATTATTCACATACATGACCTACGCGTTTGTCTTC GTGTTCCTCAACACAATGCATCCGTCGGAGGGCGGCTGTCTGGACCATCTGACAAATTTG ACCAACGTGAATCTGAAGGAAGGCTTTGGTTTGGTGATTGAAAATCGCAAG GTCCAAATGAGCTGTACTTTACAGAGGGAGTGCAAGCGGGGAAACGGAACAAGGAAAGCGTGTGAATTGCTACGCGACTGCTTTAACCTG AAAATAGAGGACGAGATACTTCCCGAGTGTTTAGAGCAAAAATCTGTGAAAGTCCATTTCTCTCACATCATGTGTTTGATATCCGGAAGGTTCGACCACGTTTCTCGAG CCTGCAACTACG AAAACGTGTCCGAAATACTCAATGTACGAAAACAATGTGCTG GTTCCAATCTGACAACAACACCAGCAACAGGAACAGCAACAGTTTCTGATCTGacaacacagacaaaaacagcagTAGCAGCACCAGTACCCCCACCAGTACCACCACCagtaccaccaccaccaccaacagcagTTTCTGATCCGACAACAACacagacgacaacaacaacaacaacagtagcaCCAACAACAATGAAATCAAAGGCAACAGCACCGGCTCCGAGTCCCAACGCGACTTCTCTAGATCCCGATG TTTCTGATCCGACAACAcagacgacgacaacaacagtGTCAGAAatcacaacaacagcaacaccaACAACAGGAATGCTTTCAAcatcagaggcagcagcagcggcccaAAGTCCCAACGCGACTTTTCCAGATCCCAATG TTTCTGATCCGACAACAACACAGACGACAACAACAGTGTCAGAAATCACAACAACAGTAGCAACACCAACAACAGGAATGCTTTCAAcatcagaggcagcagcagcggcccaAAGTCCCAACGCGACTTTTCAAGATCCCAATG TGAACCTGCAGAGGCTTTTATGGCTGTCTATGGTCTTCCACGTCATCGTGCCAGTTGCTGTTTACCTCTACGTGCGCCGCCAATGGAGGCGGGACAAG gcaTCCTACATGTCCAATGGGAACTCAACAGAGGACGAGCAGAATACAGAGGTTGCATTGATG TTAGACCCACCGATGACATTTGTGAAGAGCAACGGACAGACCTCAGGATCGCTCCAG CTGGACGGGTATTCGGACGACGAAGACGAATCGGAGCTGTCAGGACGCCCCACCCGCCTCTAA
- the LOC120828244 gene encoding uncharacterized protein LOC120828244 isoform X1 has translation MEPCAPALDVSLDDRGGSMTLFTYMTYAFVFVFLNTMHPSEGGCLDHLTNLTNVNLKEGFGLVIENRKVQMSCTLQRECKRGNGTRKACELLRDCFNLKIEDEILPECLEQKSVKVHFSHIMCLISGRFDHVSRACNYENVSEILNVRKQCAGSNLTTTPATGTATVSDLTTQTKTAVAAPVPPPVPPPVPPPPPTAVSDPTTTQTTTTTTTVAPTTMKSKATAPAPSPNATSLDPDVSDPTTQTTTTTVSEITTTATPTTGMLSTSEAAAAAQSPNATFPDPNVSDPTTTQTTTTVSEITTTVATPTTGMLSTSEAAAAAQSPNATFQDPNVNLQRLLWLSMVFHVIVPVAVYLYVRRQWRRDKASYMSNGNSTEDEQNTEVALMLDPPMTFVKSNGQTSGSLQLDGYSDDEDESELSGRPTRL, from the exons ATGGAGCCGTGCGCGCCGGCGCTTGA CGTGAGTCTGGATGATCGCGGTGGCAGCATGACATTATTCACATACATGACCTACGCGTTTGTCTTC GTGTTCCTCAACACAATGCATCCGTCGGAGGGCGGCTGTCTGGACCATCTGACAAATTTG ACCAACGTGAATCTGAAGGAAGGCTTTGGTTTGGTGATTGAAAATCGCAAG GTCCAAATGAGCTGTACTTTACAGAGGGAGTGCAAGCGGGGAAACGGAACAAGGAAAGCGTGTGAATTGCTACGCGACTGCTTTAACCTG AAAATAGAGGACGAGATACTTCCCGAGTGTTTAGAGCAAAAATCTGTGAAAGTCCATTTCTCTCACATCATGTGTTTGATATCCGGAAGGTTCGACCACGTTTCTCGAG CCTGCAACTACG AAAACGTGTCCGAAATACTCAATGTACGAAAACAATGTGCTG GTTCCAATCTGACAACAACACCAGCAACAGGAACAGCAACAGTTTCTGATCTGacaacacagacaaaaacagcagTAGCAGCACCAGTACCCCCACCAGTACCACCACCagtaccaccaccaccaccaacagcagTTTCTGATCCGACAACAACacagacgacaacaacaacaacaacagtagcaCCAACAACAATGAAATCAAAGGCAACAGCACCGGCTCCGAGTCCCAACGCGACTTCTCTAGATCCCGATG TTTCTGATCCGACAACAcagacgacgacaacaacagtGTCAGAAatcacaacaacagcaacaccaACAACAGGAATGCTTTCAAcatcagaggcagcagcagcggcccaAAGTCCCAACGCGACTTTTCCAGATCCCAATG TTTCTGATCCGACAACAACACAGACGACAACAACAGTGTCAGAAATCACAACAACAGTAGCAACACCAACAACAGGAATGCTTTCAAcatcagaggcagcagcagcggcccaAAGTCCCAACGCGACTTTTCAAGATCCCAATG TGAACCTGCAGAGGCTTTTATGGCTGTCTATGGTCTTCCACGTCATCGTGCCAGTTGCTGTTTACCTCTACGTGCGCCGCCAATGGAGGCGGGACAAG gcaTCCTACATGTCCAATGGGAACTCAACAGAGGACGAGCAGAATACAGAGGTTGCATTGATG TTAGACCCACCGATGACATTTGTGAAGAGCAACGGACAGACCTCAGGATCGCTCCAG CTGGACGGGTATTCGGACGACGAAGACGAATCGGAGCTGTCAGGACGCCCCACCCGCCTCTAA
- the LOC120828244 gene encoding uncharacterized protein LOC120828244 isoform X4 yields the protein MEPCAPALDVSLDDRGGSMTLFTYMTYAFVFVFLNTMHPSEGGCLDHLTNLTNVNLKEGFGLVIENRKVQMSCTLQRECKRGNGTRKACELLRDCFNLKIEDEILPECLEQKSVKVHFSHIMCLISGRFDHVSRENVSEILNVRKQCAGSNLTTTPATGTATVSDLTTQTKTAVAAPVPPPVPPPVPPPPPTAVSDPTTTQTTTTTTTVAPTTMKSKATAPAPSPNATSLDPDVSDPTTQTTTTTVSEITTTATPTTGMLSTSEAAAAAQSPNATFPDPNVSDPTTTQTTTTVSEITTTVATPTTGMLSTSEAAAAAQSPNATFQDPNVNLQRLLWLSMVFHVIVPVAVYLYVRRQWRRDKASYMSNGNSTEDEQNTELDPPMTFVKSNGQTSGSLQLDGYSDDEDESELSGRPTRL from the exons ATGGAGCCGTGCGCGCCGGCGCTTGA CGTGAGTCTGGATGATCGCGGTGGCAGCATGACATTATTCACATACATGACCTACGCGTTTGTCTTC GTGTTCCTCAACACAATGCATCCGTCGGAGGGCGGCTGTCTGGACCATCTGACAAATTTG ACCAACGTGAATCTGAAGGAAGGCTTTGGTTTGGTGATTGAAAATCGCAAG GTCCAAATGAGCTGTACTTTACAGAGGGAGTGCAAGCGGGGAAACGGAACAAGGAAAGCGTGTGAATTGCTACGCGACTGCTTTAACCTG AAAATAGAGGACGAGATACTTCCCGAGTGTTTAGAGCAAAAATCTGTGAAAGTCCATTTCTCTCACATCATGTGTTTGATATCCGGAAGGTTCGACCACGTTTCTCGAG AAAACGTGTCCGAAATACTCAATGTACGAAAACAATGTGCTG GTTCCAATCTGACAACAACACCAGCAACAGGAACAGCAACAGTTTCTGATCTGacaacacagacaaaaacagcagTAGCAGCACCAGTACCCCCACCAGTACCACCACCagtaccaccaccaccaccaacagcagTTTCTGATCCGACAACAACacagacgacaacaacaacaacaacagtagcaCCAACAACAATGAAATCAAAGGCAACAGCACCGGCTCCGAGTCCCAACGCGACTTCTCTAGATCCCGATG TTTCTGATCCGACAACAcagacgacgacaacaacagtGTCAGAAatcacaacaacagcaacaccaACAACAGGAATGCTTTCAAcatcagaggcagcagcagcggcccaAAGTCCCAACGCGACTTTTCCAGATCCCAATG TTTCTGATCCGACAACAACACAGACGACAACAACAGTGTCAGAAATCACAACAACAGTAGCAACACCAACAACAGGAATGCTTTCAAcatcagaggcagcagcagcggcccaAAGTCCCAACGCGACTTTTCAAGATCCCAATG TGAACCTGCAGAGGCTTTTATGGCTGTCTATGGTCTTCCACGTCATCGTGCCAGTTGCTGTTTACCTCTACGTGCGCCGCCAATGGAGGCGGGACAAG gcaTCCTACATGTCCAATGGGAACTCAACAGAGGACGAGCAGAATACAGAG TTAGACCCACCGATGACATTTGTGAAGAGCAACGGACAGACCTCAGGATCGCTCCAG CTGGACGGGTATTCGGACGACGAAGACGAATCGGAGCTGTCAGGACGCCCCACCCGCCTCTAA
- the LOC120828244 gene encoding uncharacterized protein LOC120828244 isoform X8 produces the protein MEPCAPALDVSLDDRGGSMTLFTYMTYAFVFVFLNTMHPSEGGCLDHLTNLTNVNLKEGFGLVIENRKVQMSCTLQRECKRGNGTRKACELLRDCFNLKIEDEILPECLEQKSVKVHFSHIMCLISGRFDHVSRACNYENVSEILNVRKQCAGSNLTTTPATGTATVSDLTTQTKTAVAAPVPPPVPPPVPPPPPTAVSDPTTTQTTTTTTTVAPTTMKSKATAPAPSPNATSLDPDVSDPTTTQTTTTVSEITTTVATPTTGMLSTSEAAAAAQSPNATFQDPNVNLQRLLWLSMVFHVIVPVAVYLYVRRQWRRDKASYMSNGNSTEDEQNTEVALMLDPPMTFVKSNGQTSGSLQLDGYSDDEDESELSGRPTRL, from the exons ATGGAGCCGTGCGCGCCGGCGCTTGA CGTGAGTCTGGATGATCGCGGTGGCAGCATGACATTATTCACATACATGACCTACGCGTTTGTCTTC GTGTTCCTCAACACAATGCATCCGTCGGAGGGCGGCTGTCTGGACCATCTGACAAATTTG ACCAACGTGAATCTGAAGGAAGGCTTTGGTTTGGTGATTGAAAATCGCAAG GTCCAAATGAGCTGTACTTTACAGAGGGAGTGCAAGCGGGGAAACGGAACAAGGAAAGCGTGTGAATTGCTACGCGACTGCTTTAACCTG AAAATAGAGGACGAGATACTTCCCGAGTGTTTAGAGCAAAAATCTGTGAAAGTCCATTTCTCTCACATCATGTGTTTGATATCCGGAAGGTTCGACCACGTTTCTCGAG CCTGCAACTACG AAAACGTGTCCGAAATACTCAATGTACGAAAACAATGTGCTG GTTCCAATCTGACAACAACACCAGCAACAGGAACAGCAACAGTTTCTGATCTGacaacacagacaaaaacagcagTAGCAGCACCAGTACCCCCACCAGTACCACCACCagtaccaccaccaccaccaacagcagTTTCTGATCCGACAACAACacagacgacaacaacaacaacaacagtagcaCCAACAACAATGAAATCAAAGGCAACAGCACCGGCTCCGAGTCCCAACGCGACTTCTCTAGATCCCGATG TTTCTGATCCGACAACAACACAGACGACAACAACAGTGTCAGAAATCACAACAACAGTAGCAACACCAACAACAGGAATGCTTTCAAcatcagaggcagcagcagcggcccaAAGTCCCAACGCGACTTTTCAAGATCCCAATG TGAACCTGCAGAGGCTTTTATGGCTGTCTATGGTCTTCCACGTCATCGTGCCAGTTGCTGTTTACCTCTACGTGCGCCGCCAATGGAGGCGGGACAAG gcaTCCTACATGTCCAATGGGAACTCAACAGAGGACGAGCAGAATACAGAGGTTGCATTGATG TTAGACCCACCGATGACATTTGTGAAGAGCAACGGACAGACCTCAGGATCGCTCCAG CTGGACGGGTATTCGGACGACGAAGACGAATCGGAGCTGTCAGGACGCCCCACCCGCCTCTAA
- the LOC120828244 gene encoding uncharacterized protein LOC120828244 isoform X3, which yields MEPCAPALDVSLDDRGGSMTLFTYMTYAFVFVFLNTMHPSEGGCLDHLTNLTNVNLKEGFGLVIENRKVQMSCTLQRECKRGNGTRKACELLRDCFNLKIEDEILPECLEQKSVKVHFSHIMCLISGRFDHVSRACNYENVSEILNVRKQCAGSNLTTTPATGTATVSDLTTQTKTAVAAPVPPPVPPPVPPPPPTAVSDPTTTQTTTTTTTVAPTTMKSKATAPAPSPNATSLDPDVSDPTTQTTTTTVSEITTTATPTTGMLSTSEAAAAAQSPNATFPDPNVSDPTTTQTTTTVSEITTTVATPTTGMLSTSEAAAAAQSPNATFQDPNVNLQRLLWLSMVFHVIVPVAVYLYVRRQWRRDKASYMSNGNSTEDEQNTELDPPMTFVKSNGQTSGSLQLDGYSDDEDESELSGRPTRL from the exons ATGGAGCCGTGCGCGCCGGCGCTTGA CGTGAGTCTGGATGATCGCGGTGGCAGCATGACATTATTCACATACATGACCTACGCGTTTGTCTTC GTGTTCCTCAACACAATGCATCCGTCGGAGGGCGGCTGTCTGGACCATCTGACAAATTTG ACCAACGTGAATCTGAAGGAAGGCTTTGGTTTGGTGATTGAAAATCGCAAG GTCCAAATGAGCTGTACTTTACAGAGGGAGTGCAAGCGGGGAAACGGAACAAGGAAAGCGTGTGAATTGCTACGCGACTGCTTTAACCTG AAAATAGAGGACGAGATACTTCCCGAGTGTTTAGAGCAAAAATCTGTGAAAGTCCATTTCTCTCACATCATGTGTTTGATATCCGGAAGGTTCGACCACGTTTCTCGAG CCTGCAACTACG AAAACGTGTCCGAAATACTCAATGTACGAAAACAATGTGCTG GTTCCAATCTGACAACAACACCAGCAACAGGAACAGCAACAGTTTCTGATCTGacaacacagacaaaaacagcagTAGCAGCACCAGTACCCCCACCAGTACCACCACCagtaccaccaccaccaccaacagcagTTTCTGATCCGACAACAACacagacgacaacaacaacaacaacagtagcaCCAACAACAATGAAATCAAAGGCAACAGCACCGGCTCCGAGTCCCAACGCGACTTCTCTAGATCCCGATG TTTCTGATCCGACAACAcagacgacgacaacaacagtGTCAGAAatcacaacaacagcaacaccaACAACAGGAATGCTTTCAAcatcagaggcagcagcagcggcccaAAGTCCCAACGCGACTTTTCCAGATCCCAATG TTTCTGATCCGACAACAACACAGACGACAACAACAGTGTCAGAAATCACAACAACAGTAGCAACACCAACAACAGGAATGCTTTCAAcatcagaggcagcagcagcggcccaAAGTCCCAACGCGACTTTTCAAGATCCCAATG TGAACCTGCAGAGGCTTTTATGGCTGTCTATGGTCTTCCACGTCATCGTGCCAGTTGCTGTTTACCTCTACGTGCGCCGCCAATGGAGGCGGGACAAG gcaTCCTACATGTCCAATGGGAACTCAACAGAGGACGAGCAGAATACAGAG TTAGACCCACCGATGACATTTGTGAAGAGCAACGGACAGACCTCAGGATCGCTCCAG CTGGACGGGTATTCGGACGACGAAGACGAATCGGAGCTGTCAGGACGCCCCACCCGCCTCTAA
- the LOC120828244 gene encoding uncharacterized protein LOC120828244 isoform X2 gives MEPCAPALDVSLDDRGGSMTLFTYMTYAFVFVFLNTMHPSEGGCLDHLTNLTNVNLKEGFGLVIENRKVQMSCTLQRECKRGNGTRKACELLRDCFNLKIEDEILPECLEQKSVKVHFSHIMCLISGRFDHVSRENVSEILNVRKQCAGSNLTTTPATGTATVSDLTTQTKTAVAAPVPPPVPPPVPPPPPTAVSDPTTTQTTTTTTTVAPTTMKSKATAPAPSPNATSLDPDVSDPTTQTTTTTVSEITTTATPTTGMLSTSEAAAAAQSPNATFPDPNVSDPTTTQTTTTVSEITTTVATPTTGMLSTSEAAAAAQSPNATFQDPNVNLQRLLWLSMVFHVIVPVAVYLYVRRQWRRDKASYMSNGNSTEDEQNTEVALMLDPPMTFVKSNGQTSGSLQLDGYSDDEDESELSGRPTRL, from the exons ATGGAGCCGTGCGCGCCGGCGCTTGA CGTGAGTCTGGATGATCGCGGTGGCAGCATGACATTATTCACATACATGACCTACGCGTTTGTCTTC GTGTTCCTCAACACAATGCATCCGTCGGAGGGCGGCTGTCTGGACCATCTGACAAATTTG ACCAACGTGAATCTGAAGGAAGGCTTTGGTTTGGTGATTGAAAATCGCAAG GTCCAAATGAGCTGTACTTTACAGAGGGAGTGCAAGCGGGGAAACGGAACAAGGAAAGCGTGTGAATTGCTACGCGACTGCTTTAACCTG AAAATAGAGGACGAGATACTTCCCGAGTGTTTAGAGCAAAAATCTGTGAAAGTCCATTTCTCTCACATCATGTGTTTGATATCCGGAAGGTTCGACCACGTTTCTCGAG AAAACGTGTCCGAAATACTCAATGTACGAAAACAATGTGCTG GTTCCAATCTGACAACAACACCAGCAACAGGAACAGCAACAGTTTCTGATCTGacaacacagacaaaaacagcagTAGCAGCACCAGTACCCCCACCAGTACCACCACCagtaccaccaccaccaccaacagcagTTTCTGATCCGACAACAACacagacgacaacaacaacaacaacagtagcaCCAACAACAATGAAATCAAAGGCAACAGCACCGGCTCCGAGTCCCAACGCGACTTCTCTAGATCCCGATG TTTCTGATCCGACAACAcagacgacgacaacaacagtGTCAGAAatcacaacaacagcaacaccaACAACAGGAATGCTTTCAAcatcagaggcagcagcagcggcccaAAGTCCCAACGCGACTTTTCCAGATCCCAATG TTTCTGATCCGACAACAACACAGACGACAACAACAGTGTCAGAAATCACAACAACAGTAGCAACACCAACAACAGGAATGCTTTCAAcatcagaggcagcagcagcggcccaAAGTCCCAACGCGACTTTTCAAGATCCCAATG TGAACCTGCAGAGGCTTTTATGGCTGTCTATGGTCTTCCACGTCATCGTGCCAGTTGCTGTTTACCTCTACGTGCGCCGCCAATGGAGGCGGGACAAG gcaTCCTACATGTCCAATGGGAACTCAACAGAGGACGAGCAGAATACAGAGGTTGCATTGATG TTAGACCCACCGATGACATTTGTGAAGAGCAACGGACAGACCTCAGGATCGCTCCAG CTGGACGGGTATTCGGACGACGAAGACGAATCGGAGCTGTCAGGACGCCCCACCCGCCTCTAA